The following proteins are co-located in the Candidatus Omnitrophota bacterium genome:
- a CDS encoding ribonuclease HI family protein, which produces MKNETFFLYADGGARGNPGPAGIGAVIFDSKKKRVGEVYKYIGEATNNNAEYNALICGLEEARKLGADKIVINLDSELVVKQLSGEYKVKSVDIKPLFEKAVTALKHFGSFEIRHIDRSQNKEADKLVNKAINLKFLI; this is translated from the coding sequence TTGAAGAATGAAACATTTTTCCTATATGCCGATGGCGGTGCGCGAGGTAATCCCGGGCCAGCCGGCATAGGTGCCGTAATATTCGATTCTAAAAAGAAGAGAGTCGGTGAGGTTTACAAATATATCGGTGAGGCTACTAATAACAACGCGGAATATAATGCGTTGATATGCGGTCTCGAAGAGGCCAGAAAGCTGGGAGCTGATAAAATTGTCATTAATCTCGACAGCGAACTGGTGGTTAAGCAGTTGAGCGGTGAATATAAGGTAAAGAGCGTAGACATAAAGCCGTTGTTTGAAAAAGCGGTAACCGCTCTTAAGCATTTCGGGTCTTTTGAAATCCGGCACATAGATCGCTCGCAGAATAAAGAAGCGGATAAGCTCGTAAACAAAGCCATCAATCTTAAATTTCTTATATAA
- a CDS encoding C4-type zinc ribbon domain-containing protein: MENLKDQIKLLVELQGLDTNIFRLQDEFDSIPEIIKNKEAEFKDKSVELKKFEDELKTLQLKRKEKEGDLEAKEGNIKKYQQQLNQVKTNKEYTALQEEIGRIKSDNSIIEEAILNIFDQVDAENKRIAKEKEFLKSEEAKFNEEKKRLADESSRIKSEMGALKAQREGLAAKVEKNILKKYEIIVKNKGGLAVVTIADEVCQGCFRVLPPQVVNEVKMNSELVLCDNCSRILYLEE; the protein is encoded by the coding sequence ATGGAAAACTTAAAAGACCAAATAAAATTACTCGTTGAACTGCAGGGGCTGGATACCAATATATTCAGGCTTCAGGATGAGTTTGACTCTATCCCGGAGATTATCAAAAATAAGGAAGCGGAGTTTAAAGATAAGAGTGTTGAATTAAAAAAATTTGAGGATGAGCTGAAAACGCTCCAGTTAAAGCGCAAAGAGAAAGAGGGCGACCTTGAGGCGAAAGAAGGAAACATAAAGAAATATCAACAGCAACTCAACCAGGTAAAGACGAACAAAGAATATACGGCGCTACAGGAAGAGATAGGGCGCATAAAATCCGACAATTCGATTATAGAAGAAGCGATCCTGAATATATTCGACCAGGTGGACGCGGAGAATAAGCGGATAGCCAAAGAGAAAGAGTTCTTAAAATCGGAAGAGGCAAAATTCAACGAAGAGAAGAAGCGCCTCGCCGATGAATCCTCGCGCATAAAATCCGAAATGGGAGCTTTAAAGGCCCAGCGGGAAGGTCTCGCCGCAAAGGTCGAAAAAAACATATTGAAAAAATATGAAATTATAGTAAAAAATAAGGGCGGCCTGGCCGTAGTTACTATTGCCGATGAAGTCTGTCAGGGCTGTTTCAGGGTGCTTCCGCCTCAGGTGGTTAATGAAGTGAAGATGAATAGCGAGCTCGTCCTATGCGACAACTGCTCGAGGATATTGTATCTTGAAGAATGA